In Triticum aestivum cultivar Chinese Spring chromosome 5B, IWGSC CS RefSeq v2.1, whole genome shotgun sequence, the following proteins share a genomic window:
- the LOC123117611 gene encoding uncharacterized protein translates to MDQHDDRRVVSIQLGCTGDPSGADRPSAVVARSSDGCGDPSVVVPASSPAAVSEERWYHGDAAPYTHDEERRAGPRYLLWIWFVLLYGAGIGFGWFFGYIIAMGMKGTAMKVLGYALGMCVTLPVVSLLWCPSACDRDG, encoded by the exons ATGGACCAACACGACGATCGCCGCGTCGTGAGCATCCAACTCGGATGCACCGGTGACCCTAGCGGAGCAGATCGGCCCTCCGCCGTCGTTGCCAGGTCATCCGACGGCTGCGGCGATCCTTCAGTCGTCGTCCCCGCCtcatcgccggccgccgtctcAGAGGAGCGCTGGTACCACGGGGACGCGGCGCCCTACACCCACGACGAGGAGCGGAGAGCAGGGCCGCGTTACCTCCTATGG ATCTGGTTCGTGCTTCTCTACGGCGCAGGTATTGGCTTCGGATGGTTCTTCGGCTATATTATCGCTATGGGGATGAAGGGCACAGCGATGAAAGTGCTTGGATACGCGCTCGGCATGTGTGTCACGCTGCCGGTGGTTAGCCTCCTCTGGTGCCCTTCCGCCTGCGACCGTGATGGTTGA
- the LOC123114149 gene encoding uncharacterized protein, with protein MAAIVEGPTPKYECLLFDLDDTLYPLSAGINLACRKNIQDYMRDHLRIEESQIAEMCLELYREYGTTMAGLKALGYEFENDEFHSNVHGRLPYDNLRPDSVLRTLLLSIPQRKIIFTNSDKVHAEEVLRRLGLQDCFEGVICFETLNPPAMTSNGLCKSQEDPMALSGEPSSDLDDLYGSDGRPKSPILCKPTIESMEAAIQIANVDPKKTIFFDDSTRNIATGKAAGFHTVIVGRSTLVPGADHALESIHNIKEALPEIWEVHDWSEFDAVPASAAVETSVIA; from the exons ATGGCTGCTATTGTTGAAGGTCCCACTCCTAAGTATGAGTGCTTGCTATTTG ATTTGGATGATACACTGTATCCTCTTAGTGCTGGCATCAATCTTGCTTGCCGCAAAAATATTCAAG ATTACATGCGTGACCATCTGCGAATTGAAGAAAGCCAAATTGCAGAGATGTGCCTGGAACTTTATAGGGAATATGGCACCACAATGGCTGGTCTTAAG GCATTAGGTTACGAGTTTGAAAACGATGAATTTCATTCAAATGTTCATGGTAGACTGCCATATGACAATCTGAGGCCTGACTCTGTTTTGAGGACCCTTCTACTTTCCATTCCACAAAGAAAAATA ATATTTACAAACTCGGACAAGGTTCACGCGGAAGAGGTTCTGCGCAGGCTGGGTTTGCAGGACTGCTTTGAGGGTGTGATATGCTTCGAGACATTGAATCCACCAGCCATGACGAGCAATGGCCTATGCAAGTCCCAGGAGGATCCTATGGCGCTCTCTGGTGAACCATCTTCCGACTTGGACGATCTCTACGGATCGGATGGCAGACCAAAATCACCCATCCTGTGCAAACCCACTATTGAATCAATGGAAGCCGCAATTCAGATAGCAAATGTTGATCCTAAGAAGACA ATCTTCTTTGATGACAGCACCAGGAATATCGCTACCGGAAAGGCTGCAGGCTTCCACACCGTGATT GTTGGTAGGTCAACACTCGTTCCAGGGGCTGATCATGCACTGGAGAGCATCCACAACATCAAGGAGGCGTTGCCCGAGATATGGGAAGTCCACGACTGGTCAGAATTTGACGCTGTTCCTGCTTCTGCCGCGGTAGAAACATCGGTTATTGCTTGA